One Candidatus Binatia bacterium genomic region harbors:
- the larB gene encoding nickel pincer cofactor biosynthesis protein LarB — MSPQKLQALLEDVRDGKLDPAEALQNLKSLPFEDLEFARVDHHRALRTGAPEVIFGEGKTPEQIVAISKSLHATKQNVLVTRISDEAARAVQEEIPEAEFLPTPRIVRIQNYRPDPAPIGKILVMAAGTTDLPVAEEAIATLEVLGHPVERLFDVGVAGLHRLLASHQTIADANVLIVAAGMEGALPSVVAGLVERPVIGVPTSVGYGAAMNGLTALFGMLTSCAAGISVVNIDNGFGAAMAAAQINTPRNDGHTEG; from the coding sequence GTGAGCCCGCAAAAACTACAAGCGCTTCTCGAGGACGTGCGCGACGGCAAACTCGATCCCGCCGAGGCGCTCCAGAACTTGAAATCTCTCCCCTTCGAAGACCTCGAGTTTGCTCGCGTCGACCACCACCGTGCTCTTCGCACAGGGGCTCCCGAAGTCATCTTCGGCGAGGGCAAGACCCCTGAACAAATTGTGGCAATCTCGAAGAGCCTGCACGCGACGAAGCAGAACGTCCTCGTCACCCGGATCTCCGACGAAGCTGCGCGAGCTGTTCAGGAGGAAATTCCCGAGGCGGAGTTTTTGCCAACACCGAGAATCGTGCGCATCCAGAACTACCGGCCGGACCCAGCCCCCATCGGAAAGATCCTCGTCATGGCCGCCGGCACCACAGATCTCCCGGTTGCCGAGGAAGCCATCGCAACACTCGAAGTCCTCGGGCACCCTGTCGAGCGCCTCTTCGATGTCGGTGTCGCCGGCCTGCACCGTCTCCTCGCATCCCACCAAACAATTGCCGATGCCAATGTCCTGATTGTCGCCGCCGGCATGGAGGGAGCGCTGCCCAGCGTAGTTGCGGGACTGGTCGAGCGTCCCGTAATCGGCGTGCCTACAAGCGTGGGTTATGGCGCCGCCATGAACGGGCTCACCGCTCTGTTCGGCATGCTGACTTCTTGCGCGGCCGGGATCAGTGTCGTCAATATCGACAACGGGTTCGGGGCAGCAATGGCAGCCGCCCAGATTAATACACCGAGGAACGATGGCCACACGGAAGGATAA
- a CDS encoding hemolysin family protein gives MNMMLWISASLVLGGFIARTLAVSKETACLRGPRTESWNDILQGSFLIAEVATASVALGLGLLAFTALGSTGLIITILMTPLTLLIGDGLPRAFTRDGLQGDQIFRALGAWTGGAREPDGPAWSRSQMSTLLAKDASEDVGEERQMIRRVFDFADVQVKDVMVPLVDITALREDSSVAQAIRVVKHQGLSRLPIFHERMPNITGMIHAFDLLTAQNQQRVKEIMKPVTFVPDMILANDVLRRMQAEGVNLAVVIDEYGGAVGIVAMEDLLEEVVGEIADEYDRENDPVQVQTNGTCRVRARAEVKELNERFPWRLPEGDYETLGGLLLNHFERVPSVDEICELPYARLRILKTRDRSIEEIEVESKGVET, from the coding sequence ATGAACATGATGCTGTGGATCTCTGCCTCGCTTGTGCTCGGCGGCTTCATCGCTCGAACTCTTGCGGTCTCCAAGGAGACCGCCTGCCTGCGTGGCCCGCGAACCGAATCGTGGAACGACATCCTTCAGGGTTCTTTCCTGATTGCCGAGGTTGCGACCGCCTCCGTCGCTTTGGGACTGGGTCTCCTCGCCTTTACGGCACTGGGGTCTACTGGTTTGATCATCACGATCCTGATGACACCGCTGACCCTCTTGATCGGCGATGGCCTCCCCCGTGCATTTACCCGCGACGGCCTGCAGGGAGATCAAATCTTCCGCGCCCTCGGTGCCTGGACGGGAGGTGCCCGTGAGCCGGATGGCCCTGCATGGAGCCGTTCCCAAATGTCCACCCTCCTCGCCAAGGACGCCTCCGAAGATGTTGGCGAAGAACGACAAATGATCCGTCGGGTCTTCGACTTCGCTGATGTTCAGGTCAAGGATGTGATGGTGCCCCTGGTCGATATCACGGCGCTACGCGAAGATTCTTCTGTGGCGCAGGCGATTCGTGTAGTGAAGCACCAAGGTCTTTCCCGGCTGCCCATCTTCCATGAGCGGATGCCAAATATCACCGGAATGATTCACGCATTCGACCTTCTCACCGCGCAGAACCAGCAGCGGGTGAAGGAGATCATGAAGCCCGTGACATTTGTTCCGGACATGATTCTGGCCAACGACGTTCTACGACGCATGCAAGCCGAGGGAGTGAATCTCGCGGTCGTGATCGACGAATATGGCGGCGCCGTCGGCATCGTGGCGATGGAAGATCTCCTCGAAGAAGTCGTCGGCGAAATCGCTGACGAGTATGATCGCGAAAACGACCCCGTACAGGTTCAAACGAATGGCACCTGCCGCGTTCGAGCCAGGGCCGAAGTCAAGGAATTGAACGAACGTTTTCCATGGCGGCTACCCGAAGGGGATTATGAAACTCTGGGCGGTCTCTTGCTGAATCACTTCGAGCGGGTGCCATCGGTCGACGAGATCTGCGAACTCCCTTATGCAAGACTTCGTATTCTGAAAACGCGCGATCGATCTATCGAGGAGATTGAGGTCGAGAGCAAAGGAGTCGAAACGTGA
- a CDS encoding hemolysin family protein — MSLSLWILPLTQVATAGLVVFSAAQVARAESALLLNIRRTPEREDPAAVRDARVFPRAALTALWLCRDTILAAAVAAGLLLTPGTAWGAAILVFLAWTSSMITRKRSQKRPPPMQGRIWALVGLLLPLSRTLRVMGQDAARSQTTGEDGNYAEDEETVAWAHELEPDERDLLANVRSFGSRSVHEVMTPRVDIFSLPIDISADDLIAKVDEARFARIPIRRDNDEEIAGILYVKDLLGRKLENDFDLESFLHPVEIVAPDTQVDTAFREFKRRKTHLAMVFDDLGSLIGLVTMEDLLEELFGEIRDEGDDQEIPDYIRSGHNLLVSGRLPIQELAELIDRPIESDGSASTVGGLLMAELGRIPRVAETVEMAQLRFTVERREGTVLRRVRVEPVE; from the coding sequence ATGAGCCTCTCCCTCTGGATTCTACCGCTGACGCAGGTAGCAACCGCAGGCCTGGTCGTATTTTCAGCCGCACAGGTCGCACGCGCCGAGAGCGCGCTTCTTCTGAATATTCGCCGAACCCCGGAGCGCGAAGATCCGGCCGCCGTGCGCGACGCCCGCGTCTTTCCTCGCGCGGCCCTGACGGCTCTCTGGCTTTGCCGCGACACGATTCTGGCAGCGGCTGTCGCGGCCGGGTTGCTCCTCACCCCCGGCACAGCCTGGGGTGCCGCTATTCTGGTATTTCTCGCCTGGACCTCATCGATGATCACCCGAAAGCGATCTCAAAAACGTCCGCCACCGATGCAGGGGCGCATTTGGGCACTGGTCGGATTGCTCCTCCCGCTAAGCCGCACCCTCCGCGTCATGGGACAAGACGCTGCGCGCAGCCAAACCACCGGTGAAGACGGGAACTATGCCGAGGACGAAGAAACCGTTGCCTGGGCACACGAGCTTGAGCCCGACGAGCGCGATCTTCTCGCCAATGTCCGGTCCTTCGGTAGCCGCTCCGTCCATGAAGTCATGACACCGCGGGTCGATATCTTCTCGCTGCCCATCGATATCTCGGCAGATGATTTGATCGCCAAAGTCGACGAAGCGCGTTTTGCACGGATCCCGATCCGTCGCGACAATGACGAAGAGATCGCAGGGATCCTCTATGTAAAGGATTTACTCGGACGAAAGCTGGAAAATGATTTCGATCTCGAATCATTTTTGCACCCAGTCGAAATCGTGGCACCGGATACTCAAGTCGATACGGCCTTTCGCGAATTCAAGCGCCGGAAAACTCATCTCGCAATGGTCTTCGATGATCTTGGGAGTCTGATCGGGCTGGTTACAATGGAGGATCTTCTCGAAGAACTCTTCGGCGAGATTCGCGACGAAGGTGACGATCAGGAAATCCCCGACTACATCCGATCCGGGCACAACCTCCTCGTCTCTGGCCGGCTCCCGATTCAGGAGTTGGCGGAATTGATCGACAGGCCGATTGAATCCGATGGCTCGGCCAGCACGGTAGGCGGGCTGCTGATGGCAGAACTTGGTCGAATACCGCGCGTCGCCGAGACGGTCGAAATGGCGCAACTCCGATTCACGGTGGAACGTCGCGAAGGCACCGTCCTGCGGCGTGTCCGTGTGGAGCCTGTCGAATGA
- the thiL gene encoding thiamine-phosphate kinase, protein MPDGDSIAEGREHAFLKNLCDRLQAETPLSAGEIGPGDDGAVFAPQDGSMVATTDALVENVHFRSGWVSPEELGCRAVAANLSDLAAMGATPTRILLSLILPETISETTTEALTMAVAHEARNQGAILAGGNLSRGAELSITITALGRLDGPALLRSGASPDELLVVTGNLGDAALAVHLWESGEIPGPALREKFTRPKPRLRAGQVLARAGATSAIDISDGLLADLGHLCRASGVGAVVERESLPRSSAVDKKDQSGADFAANGGEDYELLVTLPRSLDRDLAKLAGQCGIGLSVIGSTTDQIGSISLMDGMGAPHRPTRHGFDHFARETS, encoded by the coding sequence TTGCCTGACGGGGACTCTATAGCCGAAGGCCGAGAGCACGCCTTCCTGAAAAATCTCTGCGATCGTCTTCAAGCGGAGACCCCGCTCTCTGCGGGAGAAATCGGACCGGGAGATGATGGCGCGGTTTTCGCTCCGCAGGACGGCTCGATGGTCGCCACCACCGATGCGTTGGTGGAGAACGTGCATTTCCGCTCGGGTTGGGTCTCCCCTGAAGAATTGGGATGCCGGGCGGTGGCCGCTAATCTCAGCGACCTCGCCGCGATGGGCGCGACCCCCACGCGCATCCTGCTCTCACTGATTCTCCCGGAGACCATCTCAGAGACGACCACCGAGGCCTTGACCATGGCGGTCGCGCACGAGGCACGCAATCAGGGAGCAATCCTTGCTGGGGGTAACCTGAGTCGAGGCGCAGAGCTCTCGATCACCATCACTGCTTTGGGCAGGTTGGACGGGCCCGCCCTGCTGCGATCGGGAGCGTCTCCCGACGAACTTCTCGTCGTCACGGGCAACCTTGGCGATGCGGCCCTTGCGGTCCACCTATGGGAATCCGGTGAAATTCCCGGGCCCGCACTGCGTGAGAAATTTACCCGCCCCAAACCCCGGCTTCGTGCCGGTCAGGTCCTAGCCCGCGCGGGAGCCACTTCCGCGATCGATATCTCGGATGGTCTCCTCGCTGATCTTGGGCACCTCTGCCGAGCCAGCGGGGTCGGCGCGGTCGTCGAACGCGAGTCGTTGCCGCGTAGCTCGGCCGTAGACAAAAAGGATCAGTCCGGCGCCGATTTCGCGGCCAACGGCGGCGAAGACTACGAACTGCTGGTCACCTTGCCCCGAAGCCTCGACCGCGATCTCGCCAAACTGGCTGGCCAATGCGGGATTGGCCTGAGCGTCATCGGAAGCACCACGGATCAAATCGGTTCGATCTCCCTCATGGATGGCATGGGGGCCCCGCATCGGCCGACCCGCCATGGCTTCGATCACTTCGCGAGAGAAACCTCATGA
- the dnaJ gene encoding molecular chaperone DnaJ, translated as MASKIDYYEVLGIERTADGETIKKSFRKLALKYHPDRNPDNPQAEAKFREASEAYQILSDDDQRAQYDRFGHAAFEGGGSGFGFNSEGFEDIFGDIFGDFFGGGSRRGGRRRRGDDLSYSLEISFEEACFGVEKKIDIPRHINCQTCDGTGGKDGAKPVNCRTCRGAGQVRFQQGFFSVAKTCSTCNGRGSVVENPCDPCRGSGQVRKQQSLDVKIPGGVDHGTRLKLRGEGEPGPGGAAGDLFVVVQVKEHDLFRREGNDVLCEVTITFPQASLGTELEVPTIEGSVTMKIKEGTQSGSVFRLRGRGVTDLHGYGRGDQLVRVIVETPRRLDERQRELLAELADTFGEEVHPQHKSFFDKVRERFA; from the coding sequence GTGGCCTCCAAGATTGATTACTACGAAGTACTCGGCATCGAACGAACGGCCGACGGCGAAACGATCAAAAAATCGTTTCGGAAACTCGCTCTGAAGTACCACCCGGATCGAAATCCGGATAATCCGCAGGCAGAAGCCAAATTTCGCGAGGCCTCGGAAGCCTACCAGATCCTGTCGGACGACGATCAGCGCGCGCAATACGATCGATTTGGTCACGCGGCGTTCGAAGGTGGCGGCTCCGGATTCGGATTCAATTCCGAAGGATTTGAGGACATCTTTGGCGATATCTTCGGTGACTTCTTCGGCGGCGGTTCACGTCGCGGCGGGCGCCGGCGCCGGGGCGACGACCTCAGCTATTCCCTCGAGATCTCCTTTGAGGAAGCCTGCTTCGGTGTCGAGAAAAAGATCGACATCCCGCGGCATATCAATTGCCAGACATGCGATGGAACCGGCGGGAAAGACGGCGCGAAGCCGGTCAATTGCAGGACATGTCGGGGAGCCGGGCAGGTTCGCTTCCAACAGGGATTCTTCTCGGTCGCCAAGACCTGCTCGACCTGCAACGGCCGGGGAAGCGTTGTCGAGAACCCATGCGACCCGTGCCGGGGATCAGGTCAGGTTCGCAAACAGCAATCACTGGATGTCAAAATCCCGGGCGGCGTTGACCATGGAACCCGCCTGAAGCTGCGCGGCGAAGGCGAGCCCGGCCCAGGTGGCGCGGCCGGTGATCTATTTGTCGTCGTTCAGGTCAAGGAACACGATCTTTTCCGACGCGAAGGCAATGACGTTCTTTGCGAGGTCACAATCACCTTCCCGCAAGCTTCGCTGGGAACCGAGCTTGAAGTCCCGACCATCGAAGGATCGGTGACGATGAAAATCAAGGAAGGCACGCAGTCGGGAAGCGTCTTCCGACTGCGTGGCCGTGGGGTTACAGACCTGCACGGTTACGGCCGCGGCGACCAACTGGTTCGCGTGATTGTCGAAACACCTCGCCGGCTCGACGAACGTCAGCGCGAATTGCTGGCCGAACTCGCTGATACTTTCGGCGAGGAAGTTCATCCGCAACACAAAAGCTTTTTCGACAAGGTTCGCGAACGATTTGCCTGA
- the dnaK gene encoding molecular chaperone DnaK — MGKVIGIDLGTTNSCVAVVEGGDPQVITNSEGARTTPSTVAFAENGERLTGQVARRQAVTNPENTVFAIKRLIGRRFDDSDVQAASALLPYKVVRSDNGDAWVESRGTSYNPAEISAFILQKMKQTAEDYLGEEVTEAVVTVPAYFNDSQRQATKDAGKIAGLEVKRIINEPTAAALAYGLDKKADEKIAVFDLGGGTFDISILEVGDGVFEVKSTHGDTFLGGEDFDQRIIDYLAEEFQKDQGIDLRQDRMALQRLKEAAEKAKIELSSSSETDINLPFVTADASGPKHLNLKLSRAKLEALCSDLLDRLDAPCITALKDAGLSTSDIDEVVLVGGMIRMPAVQERVRKLFGKEPHKGVNPDEVVAVGAAIQGGVLQGDVKDVLLLDVTPLSLGIETLGGVCTRLIEKNTTIPTKKGQTFSTASDNQTAVTIRVFQGEREMAEHNKLLGQFDLVGIPAAPRGLPQIEVSFDIDANGIVAVSAKDLGTGKEQSIQITASSGLSEEEIQKMVDDAETHAEEDQKRRASIEARNQLDSLIYQTEKSLADNGESLADEDKAAIETAIADAKKVQEDTDADADALQAAAATLTQSAHKLAEAIYAKTAAEAGEAGPDMNGAGGESGDSTQPPEDEDVVDADFEEVKN, encoded by the coding sequence ATGGGCAAGGTCATTGGTATCGATCTGGGAACCACCAACTCTTGTGTCGCGGTCGTCGAAGGCGGCGACCCTCAGGTCATCACGAACTCCGAAGGCGCACGAACCACTCCGTCCACCGTCGCTTTCGCGGAAAATGGCGAGCGACTGACTGGCCAGGTCGCCCGTCGACAGGCCGTCACCAACCCGGAGAATACAGTCTTCGCGATCAAGAGATTGATCGGGCGACGCTTTGATGACTCCGATGTTCAGGCCGCCAGCGCCCTGCTCCCCTACAAGGTCGTCCGAAGCGATAACGGCGACGCGTGGGTCGAAAGCCGCGGAACGAGTTACAACCCCGCCGAAATTTCGGCATTTATTCTCCAAAAAATGAAGCAGACCGCTGAAGACTATCTCGGCGAAGAAGTCACCGAGGCCGTCGTTACGGTGCCGGCGTATTTCAATGACAGTCAGCGTCAGGCGACCAAGGATGCCGGCAAGATCGCCGGTTTGGAGGTCAAACGTATCATCAACGAGCCCACGGCCGCTGCCTTGGCCTATGGTCTCGACAAGAAGGCGGACGAAAAGATCGCCGTTTTCGATCTCGGCGGCGGCACCTTCGATATCTCGATTCTCGAAGTCGGCGATGGCGTGTTCGAGGTTAAATCGACCCACGGTGACACCTTTCTCGGTGGAGAAGATTTCGACCAACGCATCATCGACTACCTGGCCGAGGAATTCCAGAAAGATCAGGGCATCGATCTGCGGCAGGACCGCATGGCTCTGCAGCGTCTGAAGGAAGCGGCCGAAAAAGCCAAGATCGAACTCTCGAGCTCTTCCGAGACGGATATCAACCTTCCCTTCGTTACGGCGGATGCCTCGGGCCCGAAGCACCTTAATCTGAAACTCTCCCGGGCCAAACTCGAAGCGCTCTGCTCGGACCTCCTCGACCGCCTCGACGCCCCGTGCATTACCGCGCTCAAGGATGCCGGCTTGTCCACCTCCGACATCGACGAAGTCGTCCTCGTGGGCGGCATGATCCGGATGCCGGCGGTTCAGGAGCGCGTCCGCAAGCTCTTCGGCAAGGAGCCCCATAAGGGAGTGAACCCGGATGAAGTTGTCGCGGTCGGCGCGGCCATCCAGGGCGGTGTCCTGCAAGGAGACGTCAAGGATGTACTCCTTCTTGATGTGACGCCTTTGTCGCTGGGGATCGAAACTCTGGGCGGCGTCTGCACCCGACTGATCGAGAAGAACACCACCATCCCGACCAAGAAAGGCCAAACTTTCTCGACCGCCTCGGATAACCAGACGGCCGTGACGATTCGAGTCTTTCAGGGCGAACGCGAGATGGCGGAGCACAATAAATTGCTCGGCCAATTCGATCTCGTCGGCATTCCCGCAGCTCCTCGTGGATTGCCCCAGATCGAGGTTTCGTTCGATATTGATGCTAACGGCATCGTCGCGGTCAGCGCCAAGGATCTCGGAACCGGGAAGGAACAATCCATTCAAATCACCGCTTCATCGGGTCTCTCGGAAGAAGAAATCCAGAAGATGGTTGATGATGCCGAGACCCACGCCGAAGAAGATCAAAAGCGGCGTGCATCGATCGAGGCACGGAACCAGCTCGATTCGCTGATCTACCAGACCGAGAAATCACTGGCCGACAATGGCGAGTCTCTGGCGGATGAAGACAAGGCCGCAATCGAAACGGCCATCGCCGATGCCAAGAAGGTTCAGGAAGATACGGACGCCGACGCCGACGCACTGCAGGCCGCAGCCGCAACACTGACCCAATCGGCTCATAAATTGGCCGAGGCAATATATGCCAAGACGGCCGCGGAGGCTGGCGAGGCTGGTCCCGACATGAATGGGGCCGGGGGCGAATCAGGAGATTCGACGCAACCGCCTGAAGACGAAGATGTCGTCGACGCCGACTTCGAAGAAGTCAAAAACTAA
- a CDS encoding nucleotide exchange factor GrpE, with protein sequence MSDIEKESEKHEENQDLPEGLDGQAPTEIAQPETLEEALALISELRQSLAEKTDAVAVARDEHLRDRAEVENFKKRMLRDKTESLRFAAEGLLRDLLSSVDNLERAASAAEEGSALQGLQEGVTMVLTGLKSTLERHGVTRLESVGRPFDPAEHEALAQIPTTQEMPGHVIDEHLPGYRLHDRLLRASQVTVAQAPTAESEAPRK encoded by the coding sequence ATGAGCGATATTGAAAAAGAATCTGAAAAACACGAGGAAAATCAAGATTTACCGGAAGGCCTCGATGGCCAGGCCCCGACCGAAATCGCACAGCCCGAGACTCTCGAAGAGGCGCTCGCGTTGATCAGTGAGCTGCGCCAGTCTCTCGCCGAAAAAACCGACGCCGTTGCCGTGGCCCGAGATGAACATTTGCGGGACCGCGCCGAAGTCGAAAATTTCAAAAAGCGCATGCTCCGGGACAAGACCGAATCCCTGCGCTTCGCAGCCGAAGGGCTGCTCCGGGACCTTTTGAGCAGCGTGGACAACCTCGAAAGGGCTGCCAGCGCAGCAGAAGAGGGGTCCGCCCTGCAAGGCCTGCAGGAAGGCGTCACAATGGTCCTGACCGGGCTCAAAAGCACGCTCGAACGCCACGGAGTGACACGCCTCGAGTCAGTCGGACGGCCGTTTGATCCGGCGGAACACGAGGCTCTGGCCCAAATCCCCACGACGCAAGAAATGCCGGGGCACGTCATCGATGAGCATCTTCCCGGCTACCGGCTCCACGACCGGCTCCTCAGAGCTTCTCAGGTGACCGTCGCCCAAGCCCCCACCGCAGAGTCCGAAGCACCGAGAAAATAG
- the recO gene encoding DNA repair protein RecO: MRGSTSPAIVLRTIPFGESDKIVTLLSQDAGKITGIAKGAKRSRKRFGAALELFCHIRLDYRERRGSDLAFLERAVILRPWSGLVSSLERYVAATHIVEVADKMSAEREVGSDLYDVVVAALERLERAEPCAATLRIFELAVLAVSGYGPDFSVCVGCSSEFQAFDRGARLHVAGGGLLCSQCAGPEASGLLLGPDSVDCLHRLTGLVAVGLPNETRDTFCGTSLFSVDEHLEIDSARHRVASELRLAVAALIEPHLRSPLRSLDLMSGI, from the coding sequence GTGCGCGGTTCCACCTCACCTGCGATTGTCCTCCGGACAATTCCCTTCGGCGAATCGGATAAAATCGTGACGCTTTTGTCGCAAGATGCGGGAAAGATCACTGGTATCGCCAAGGGAGCGAAGCGCTCACGGAAACGCTTTGGTGCCGCACTCGAGCTCTTTTGCCACATTCGCCTCGATTACCGGGAGCGCCGGGGTTCCGACCTCGCATTTCTCGAACGCGCCGTGATTCTGCGTCCCTGGAGCGGATTGGTCTCTTCTCTCGAGCGCTATGTCGCGGCGACTCATATCGTCGAAGTTGCTGATAAAATGTCCGCGGAACGCGAGGTTGGTAGTGACCTCTATGATGTCGTGGTGGCGGCGCTGGAGCGTCTGGAACGGGCAGAGCCCTGCGCTGCGACGCTGCGGATTTTCGAATTGGCCGTGCTGGCCGTGTCCGGTTACGGCCCTGATTTCTCGGTTTGCGTTGGCTGTTCCAGCGAATTTCAGGCGTTTGATCGGGGGGCCCGGTTGCACGTCGCTGGTGGGGGCCTGCTGTGCAGCCAGTGTGCGGGTCCGGAGGCCTCGGGCCTTCTTCTCGGACCCGATAGCGTAGATTGCCTGCACCGCCTGACGGGCCTGGTCGCCGTGGGGTTACCGAACGAAACACGGGATACCTTCTGCGGAACCTCGCTTTTTTCGGTGGACGAACATTTGGAGATCGACTCGGCCCGGCACCGTGTCGCCAGTGAGCTCCGGCTGGCGGTCGCGGCGCTGATCGAACCCCATTTGCGCTCGCCCCTGCGCTCCCTCGATCTAATGAGCGGTATCTGA
- a CDS encoding polysaccharide deacetylase family protein, whose translation MNPVRNALTIDVEDWYHDESRGSGPATDAEIALHGPRVEENLRRMLEILEETDTRATLFCLASLAGKHPELLREAHARGHEIASHGTRHLPLGDRKPDEVREDLRRSRETLENLVGSPVAGFRAPFFLREAADLWALDCVAEAGFQWDSSWLPLRYQPAAAEYITPEGLPGRLASGLWEFPLPLSQLPTGHTLPLAGGGFTLRALPFAVTAHFLQRYNRESGPAIVYTHPWEIDPKSPKLPGTPGYIRFFNRLGRQKMSSKLKRLCEQFSLTTIRDAHADKLGPGSGPSDTAH comes from the coding sequence ATGAATCCGGTTCGTAACGCTCTCACCATCGATGTGGAGGACTGGTACCATGATGAATCTCGTGGCTCCGGCCCCGCGACCGACGCGGAAATTGCCCTGCACGGCCCACGAGTCGAGGAAAACCTCCGGAGAATGCTGGAGATTCTCGAGGAGACCGACACGCGGGCCACACTCTTCTGCCTCGCCTCTCTGGCCGGAAAACATCCGGAATTACTGCGCGAAGCGCACGCACGCGGGCATGAAATTGCCTCCCACGGCACGCGACATCTTCCTCTTGGCGACCGGAAACCCGACGAGGTCCGCGAAGACCTTCGCCGGTCGCGGGAAACCCTCGAGAACCTTGTCGGCAGTCCGGTAGCCGGTTTTCGGGCACCGTTTTTCCTCCGCGAAGCAGCGGACCTATGGGCGCTGGATTGTGTCGCCGAGGCAGGCTTCCAATGGGACTCCAGCTGGCTTCCGCTGCGTTACCAACCAGCAGCAGCCGAGTATATCACCCCCGAAGGTCTGCCCGGGCGCCTCGCGTCGGGCCTTTGGGAGTTTCCACTGCCCCTGTCTCAACTCCCGACAGGGCATACTCTTCCTCTGGCCGGCGGCGGTTTCACCCTCCGGGCACTTCCCTTCGCAGTAACCGCGCACTTTCTGCAACGATATAACCGAGAATCCGGGCCGGCGATTGTCTACACCCATCCTTGGGAAATCGACCCGAAATCCCCCAAACTGCCCGGAACTCCGGGCTATATTCGATTCTTCAATCGGCTGGGCCGGCAAAAAATGTCGAGCAAATTGAAGCGGCTCTGCGAGCAATTTTCCCTGACCACGATCCGGGACGCCCACGCCGACAAACTGGGTCCTGGCTCGGGCCCGTCAGATACCGCTCATTAG
- a CDS encoding isoprenylcysteine carboxylmethyltransferase family protein codes for MSSSTSNLATMIPWVRGGLAALLVGWAGQMASPEAIILALAAGFTSFDLGRREAGESANGGDWTGWGMQLGFLAILATGAFQNREPIMHLRWPSLIEISGALLITGGLVLRQWVARVMGEHFTVKLLVANEHRLVEEGPFAWIRHPSYASLLLIAVGTALAVRSPLALGVALGVWLPLTLLRMANEEAVLETKFGSAYRDYQAHSWRLIPGIF; via the coding sequence GTGTCTTCTTCTACTTCAAACCTCGCGACCATGATCCCCTGGGTCCGAGGGGGGCTTGCCGCCCTCCTTGTGGGTTGGGCGGGACAAATGGCTTCACCCGAGGCCATCATCCTTGCGTTGGCCGCCGGCTTCACCTCCTTCGATCTGGGTCGCCGCGAAGCCGGTGAGTCGGCCAATGGTGGGGATTGGACCGGTTGGGGCATGCAGCTCGGGTTTCTCGCCATTCTCGCAACAGGCGCCTTCCAGAACCGTGAGCCGATCATGCACCTCCGGTGGCCGAGTCTGATCGAGATCAGCGGCGCTCTTCTGATCACCGGGGGCCTCGTTCTTCGGCAGTGGGTCGCGCGCGTTATGGGCGAACATTTCACGGTCAAGCTTCTGGTTGCCAACGAGCACCGGCTCGTCGAGGAAGGTCCGTTCGCGTGGATTCGCCATCCCAGCTACGCAAGTCTGCTTTTGATCGCCGTCGGAACGGCTTTGGCCGTCCGAAGCCCCCTCGCACTCGGCGTTGCCCTCGGTGTCTGGTTGCCGTTGACCCTTTTGCGCATGGCCAATGAGGAAGCCGTGCTCGAAACCAAATTCGGCAGCGCTTATCGAGACTATCAGGCACATTCCTGGCGCCTGATCCCGGGGATTTTTTAG